In Jeotgalibaca arthritidis, a single genomic region encodes these proteins:
- the mnmG gene encoding tRNA uridine-5-carboxymethylaminomethyl(34) synthesis enzyme MnmG, producing the protein MNRYEAGNFDVIVVGAGHAGSEAALAAARMGSSTVLLTIDLDMVAFMPCNPSIGGPAKGVVVREVDALGGEMGRNIDKTYVQMRMLNTGKGPAVQALRAQADKNDYAQEMKKTIEKQDNLLLRQGIVEELIVEDGEVKGVVSHTGAIYRGKAVVLTAGTSSRGQIIIGELKYSSGPNNSQPSIKLSENLLELGFDLARFKTGTPPRILSSSIDYSKTEEQPGDTEPNHFSFSSKDEDYLQEQLSCWLTYTGTEAHQIIRDNLHRAPMFTGIVEGVGARYCPSIEDKVVRFSDKPRHQLFLEPEGRNTEEVYVQGLSSSLPEDVQLQVLHSIDGLENAKMMRTGYAIEYDVVKPHQLRPSLETKLVKNLFTAGQMNGTSGYEEAAGQGIIAGINAALSVQEKEPLVLKRSDGYIGVMIDDLVTKGTLEPYRLLTSRAEYRLLLRHDNADIRLSEIGHEIGLLSEDRYQAYLEKQEAVNEEIARIKTIRLKPTEDLQAFLASRNSAPLKDGFLFSDLLKRPELDYKGLSPFAPLEEELASDVIDQIEIQIKYEGYIKKAIAKVEKLKKMEEKRIPENIDYDAINGIATEAKDKLKKIQPETIAQASRISGVNPADISVLMVYVQSGRYTVLEASN; encoded by the coding sequence ATGAACCGATATGAAGCTGGAAATTTTGATGTGATTGTCGTTGGTGCTGGACACGCAGGTTCGGAAGCTGCACTTGCAGCGGCTCGAATGGGTAGCTCAACAGTCTTATTGACAATTGATTTAGATATGGTGGCATTTATGCCATGTAACCCATCCATTGGTGGCCCTGCTAAAGGGGTTGTCGTACGTGAAGTAGACGCTCTCGGTGGCGAAATGGGTCGTAATATTGATAAAACTTATGTACAAATGCGGATGCTAAATACTGGGAAAGGTCCTGCTGTTCAAGCATTACGTGCGCAAGCAGATAAAAATGACTATGCCCAAGAAATGAAAAAGACTATCGAAAAACAAGATAACTTGTTATTGAGACAAGGGATTGTAGAAGAATTAATCGTTGAAGACGGTGAAGTTAAAGGTGTGGTTAGCCATACTGGTGCTATTTACCGAGGAAAAGCGGTTGTCCTAACTGCAGGAACATCGTCTCGCGGCCAAATTATTATTGGTGAACTGAAATATTCATCAGGTCCAAACAATTCACAACCATCGATTAAACTGTCTGAAAACTTACTCGAACTAGGCTTTGACTTGGCACGTTTTAAAACAGGAACACCGCCAAGAATTCTATCATCATCGATTGATTACTCTAAAACGGAAGAACAACCCGGAGATACAGAACCAAATCACTTTAGCTTTAGCTCTAAAGATGAGGACTACTTACAAGAGCAATTGTCTTGTTGGTTAACGTATACAGGAACAGAGGCCCATCAAATTATCCGTGATAACTTGCACCGCGCGCCAATGTTTACCGGTATTGTTGAAGGGGTCGGCGCTCGTTACTGCCCATCAATTGAAGACAAGGTCGTTCGTTTTAGCGATAAACCGCGTCACCAATTGTTCTTAGAGCCAGAAGGACGCAACACGGAAGAAGTTTACGTGCAAGGTTTGTCGTCTTCTTTACCAGAAGATGTTCAATTGCAAGTTCTACATTCTATTGATGGCTTAGAAAATGCTAAAATGATGCGGACAGGCTATGCCATTGAGTATGATGTGGTCAAACCTCACCAACTTCGTCCGTCACTAGAAACAAAATTAGTGAAGAACTTGTTTACAGCAGGCCAAATGAACGGAACATCTGGTTACGAGGAAGCTGCTGGACAAGGCATTATCGCCGGAATTAATGCCGCACTTTCGGTTCAAGAAAAAGAGCCGCTTGTTTTAAAACGTAGCGATGGCTACATTGGCGTTATGATCGATGATTTGGTTACAAAAGGAACGCTAGAACCTTACCGTTTACTAACTTCTCGTGCCGAATACCGTTTGCTATTACGCCACGATAATGCTGATATTCGTTTATCAGAGATCGGCCATGAGATTGGCTTGTTGAGCGAAGATCGTTACCAAGCATACTTAGAAAAACAAGAAGCTGTTAACGAAGAGATTGCGCGTATTAAAACGATTCGCCTTAAACCAACAGAAGACTTGCAAGCTTTCCTAGCGTCACGCAATTCAGCACCATTGAAAGATGGGTTCTTATTCAGTGATTTACTGAAACGTCCAGAGTTGGACTACAAAGGATTATCGCCATTCGCACCACTTGAAGAAGAATTAGCAAGTGATGTCATTGACCAAATCGAAATCCAAATTAAGTACGAAGGCTATATTAAAAAAGCCATTGCTAAAGTAGAAAAATTGAAGAAAATGGAAGAGAAACGCATTCCAGAAAATATCGATTACGATGCCATCAATGGCATTGCTACAGAAGCAAAAGATAAATTGAAAAAAATTCAACCTGAAACAATCGC
- the mnmE gene encoding tRNA uridine-5-carboxymethylaminomethyl(34) synthesis GTPase MnmE, producing the protein MITEFDTIAAISTPPGEGAIGIVRISGDDAIAIADRLYQSGSKQLKDVDSHTIHYGHIHNPKTDEVVDEVMVTIMRAPKTFTKEDVVEINCHGGVVSVNRILQTILQHGARLAEPGEFTKRAFLNGRIDLSQAEAVMDLIRAKTDRAMDVALRQLDGDLSHLIRDIRQIILNTLAEVEVNIDYPEYDDVEEVTTRLLKEKTIEVQGHVDQLLKTAKQGKILRDGLETAIIGRPNVGKSSLLNRLIREEKAIVTDIAGTTRDTIEEYVNVNGVPLKLIDTAGIRETDDIVEQIGVERSRQALLAADLILLLINQNEVLSDEDRALLDLTQDMNRIILLNKSDLAAKVSVSELTEWSSPEQIITTSMLEQTGLDQLEKQIAAMFFAGETGEKDATYISNVRHIALLHDTQEALEEVISGIEMAMPVDLVQIDFTRAWELLGEITGDTVQDELLTQLFSQFCLGK; encoded by the coding sequence ATGATAACGGAATTTGATACAATTGCAGCTATTTCAACGCCTCCAGGAGAAGGGGCAATTGGAATTGTAAGAATAAGTGGTGACGATGCGATCGCAATCGCTGATCGCTTATACCAGTCAGGATCGAAGCAACTGAAAGATGTTGATAGCCATACCATTCACTATGGCCATATTCATAATCCTAAGACGGATGAAGTAGTTGATGAAGTCATGGTAACGATTATGCGTGCGCCTAAGACATTTACAAAAGAAGATGTTGTTGAGATTAACTGCCACGGTGGTGTGGTGAGTGTGAACCGCATTTTACAAACTATTTTACAACACGGCGCGCGGTTAGCAGAACCGGGTGAGTTTACTAAGCGGGCGTTTTTAAATGGGCGGATTGACCTCTCCCAAGCGGAAGCTGTTATGGACTTGATTCGGGCGAAAACAGACCGAGCGATGGATGTGGCTTTGCGCCAATTGGATGGCGATTTGTCTCATCTGATTCGCGATATTCGCCAAATTATTTTAAATACATTGGCAGAAGTGGAAGTGAATATCGACTACCCAGAGTACGATGATGTTGAAGAAGTGACAACTCGACTATTGAAGGAAAAAACCATTGAAGTACAAGGTCATGTTGACCAACTACTGAAAACAGCAAAACAAGGGAAAATTTTGCGTGATGGACTAGAAACTGCCATTATTGGTCGCCCGAATGTTGGGAAATCAAGCTTGTTGAACCGTTTGATTCGAGAAGAAAAAGCAATCGTAACAGACATTGCAGGAACAACCCGAGATACGATTGAAGAATATGTCAATGTTAACGGCGTTCCTTTGAAATTGATTGATACAGCGGGAATTCGTGAAACAGACGATATTGTTGAACAAATTGGTGTGGAACGTAGTCGTCAAGCTTTGTTGGCGGCAGACTTAATCTTGTTATTGATTAACCAAAATGAAGTGCTTTCTGATGAAGATCGCGCCTTACTCGACTTAACGCAAGATATGAACCGCATTATTTTATTAAACAAGAGCGACTTAGCTGCAAAGGTATCGGTTAGTGAGCTAACCGAATGGAGCAGTCCAGAGCAAATTATTACAACCTCTATGTTGGAACAAACAGGATTGGACCAATTGGAGAAACAAATCGCTGCCATGTTCTTTGCTGGCGAAACGGGTGAGAAGGACGCGACTTATATTTCTAATGTCCGTCATATCGCACTTTTACATGACACACAAGAAGCTTTAGAAGAAGTTATTTCTGGAATTGAAATGGCTATGCCGGTTGATCTGGTTCAGATTGACTTTACGAGAGCTTGGGAATTATTAGGTGAAATTACAGGTGACACTGTTCAGGATGAATTGCTGACACAACTATTCAGTCAATTCTGCCTCGGAAAATAA
- the yaaA gene encoding peroxide stress protein YaaA — protein MKIIISPTKKMVAETNSFLAETTPLFLKKTQVILDTLNSLTYEEAKALWKCNDQIATENRERLKQMELANQLSPAVMSYKGLQFQYMSPDLFSENALAYMKENLRILSGFYGVLRPFDGITPYRLEMQAPLQVDGHKNLYHYWGSHLYDALDFSDGPVINLASKEYTKAISPYLKEGDQLIEIMFSNLIDGKLKVKATLAKMARGQMVRYMAENHVEAVEDLQHFDHPHYQFSAEHSTSQKYVFIYQD, from the coding sequence ATGAAAATCATCATCTCACCCACTAAAAAAATGGTCGCCGAGACTAACAGTTTCCTAGCAGAAACAACGCCCCTTTTTCTTAAAAAAACACAGGTCATTCTCGATACTCTCAATAGCCTCACCTACGAGGAAGCGAAAGCGCTGTGGAAGTGCAATGACCAAATTGCCACAGAAAATAGAGAGCGCTTGAAGCAAATGGAGCTGGCTAATCAACTATCGCCAGCCGTGATGAGTTATAAGGGCTTGCAGTTTCAATATATGTCTCCGGATTTGTTTAGCGAAAATGCTCTAGCTTATATGAAAGAAAATTTGCGAATTTTATCTGGTTTTTATGGGGTCTTGCGCCCGTTTGATGGCATTACGCCCTATCGTTTGGAAATGCAGGCGCCACTTCAAGTCGATGGCCACAAAAATCTCTATCATTATTGGGGAAGCCATTTGTATGACGCCCTTGATTTCAGTGACGGACCGGTCATTAATCTAGCTTCCAAAGAATATACAAAAGCCATCAGCCCCTACCTCAAGGAAGGTGATCAGTTGATCGAGATTATGTTTTCTAATCTAATTGATGGCAAGTTGAAGGTGAAAGCAACGCTAGCTAAAATGGCACGCGGCCAAATGGTGCGTTATATGGCTGAAAATCATGTTGAAGCGGTCGAAGACTTACAACACTTTGACCATCCTCATTATCAATTTTCAGCAGAGCATTCGACCAGCCAAAAATATGTTTTCATTTATCAGGACTAA